The segment CGGTAATAAATATTGAATGTACCGTCTTGTTCACTCAGGTAGTAGAAGCCTGTTTCATCAGGACTCCAGACGGCATTGCGGTCTTCGCCTTTAAAATCAGTCATCTTCTTGTATGAGGTTCCATCGAACCACCAGATGTCGCGTGCCATGCTTGATGTATGGTGTTTGCGCCAGTTGTCTTCATATCCTTTAATATCGTCATAAAGAATGCCCTTTTGTCCGATACATGGATTTGACAAAGTCCAGTCAGAGAAACGCTTGGGCCTTCCTCCCGTAATGCTGACTTGATACAGCTGGGAAAAGAGGCTGCTGGGAAACTGCATATTTTCGGCTGTAGGAGTGAGATACGTTGAGAACAAGATGTGCTCATTATCTGAAAAGGCGACTGGTATTTCTTTCCCGGAGTGCGTTGTTAATCGTTTGGGTGCTCCACCACTGAGAGAGGAAACGTAAACATCCAGACTGCCTTCGCGGGCACTGGCAAAGGCGAGATGCTTGCTGTCTGGACTCCAGACCGGGGCATAGTCATATGCTGTATTGGTTGTGATAGCTTGTGCTTTTCCTCCCGATACAGGAACCGTATAAATATCCCCGAAGGCAGAGAAGGCAATTGTTGTCCCGTCGGGTGAAATTGAACTCCAGCGGAGCCATTTAGGTGTATTCTCTGAGGCGATAAGCGGATTTTGCGTGGCGAATGCCAGGCAGAGAGTAGCAAAAAGTTCTTTTTTCATGGAGATTCGATATTTGCTATTGATAAATATTTGTTTTATAAGGATGGCAAAGTTAGCATATTTTGTAAACTGGAGTTGGTTTCCTGAGAAAAAATAGATTAAGGGGAATAAATTTGTGGGTAGGTGAAAGAATCTTGGCTGTTAAATGTTCGATCGTCGTGATGATTTATGTATCTTTGCACTGTTATTCATTAAAAAATAGAGGATGGAAGATTCGTTAAGTGTAGCTCGGGAATTGTCACGGCAAACAATTCCTATCAGTAAGGAGGCTTTGGACAAGCTGGCTTCCATTTTGGTTCGGACTGAAATAAAAAAAGGACAGAATTTTTTGAATGAAGGTGATATTTGCAAGCAAATAGGCTATGTTCAGAAAGGTCTGGTCAGACAATATTATTATAAGAACAAAAAAGATTTTACAGAACATTTCTCTTGTGAAGGAGATGTTTTTATTTGTATTGAAAGTTTTTTACGCCAAGTACCGAGCCGGCTGATAGTAGAAGCATTAGAGAATACGGTTATCTATGGTCTTCCTCATGATGAAGTATTGGCGTTGGGCGCTGAATGTTATGAAATAGAAGTGTTATACCGTGGGTTGTTAGAGAATTCATTGATCTTGTCTCAAGTAAAAATGGATATGTTTCGAATGGAAACAGCCAATGAGCGTTATAATCGTCTGTTGCGAGAACAACCTGAAATTATAAAGCGAGCTCCCTTGTCGCATATTGCTTCTTATTTATTGATGACGCCTGAAACATTAAGCCGGGTACGGGCAAGTATTATTTGATTATATATTTTGAAACATCTTATATGAAAGTTGGATTATTTATTCCGTGTTATATCAATGCAGTATATCCGGAAGTTGGAGTGGCAGCCTTCAAGTTGTTGAAGCAAGTCGGGGTTGATGTAGATTATCCACTTGATCAGACTTGTTGTGGCCAGCCAATGGCTAATGCCGGATTTGAGAATGAAGCAACTAAGTTGGCTGTTCGTATGGAAGATCTTTTCCAGTCGTATGATTATGTGGTAGGACCGTCAGCCAGTTGCGTCGCTTTTGTGAAAGAAAATCATCCGCATATATTAAAGAAGGCGGGACATGTTTGTACAAATAGCGAGAAGATCTATGATATTTGTGAGTTTTTACATGATGTGATCAAGCCGAAGAGTCTGCCTGCTGTTTTCCCACATAAAGTAAGTTTGCATAATAGCTGCCATGGAGTAAGGGAATTACATCTTTCTTCACCCAGTGAAATGAATATTCCTTATTACTCAAAGCTGCGCAATTTACTTTCTTTGGTAAAAGGCATTGAAGTTTTTGAACCTAAACGGGTAGACGAATGCTGTGGTTTTGGTGGTATGTTTTCGGTTGAGGAACCGGAAGTCTCTGTTTGTATGGGACATGATAAAGTAATGGACCATATGAGCACGGGTGCCGAATATATTACGGGTGCTGACAGTTCTTGCCTGATGCACATGCAAGGTGTTATCAAGCGCGAGCATCTTCCTATACAAACTATTCATATTGTTCAGATTTTAGCAGCCGGATTATGAGTACGAAACATTCAATAGCTGCGGCCCGGTTCATAGAGAATCGCCCGCAAGAAAAGTGGCACGATGAGACGTTATGGATGGTTCGTGCAAAACGTGATAAACAAAGTAAATCATTACCCGAATGGGAACGATTACGCGATTTGGCCAGTGCCATCAAGATGTATTCGAACAGTCACTTGGAAACTTTGTTGCAAGAGTTTGAAAAGAATGCTGTAGCCAACGGAGCGATCGTTCATTGGGCGAAAGATGCAGAAGAGCATAACCAGATTGTGTATGATATATTAAAAGAACATCAGGCAAAGAATCTGGTGAAGAGCAAATCGATGTTGACGGAAGAATGCGAAATGAATCCGTTCCTGTTTTCTAAAGGCATTGATGTTGTGGAAAGTGATTTGGGAGAACGAATTCTTCAGCTGATGAATTTAAAGCCGAGTCATATTGTTCTTCCGGCTATTCATATCAAACGCCAGCAGGTGGGTGAAATGATGGAAGAAAAATTGGGTACAGAAAAAGGTAATTTTGATCCGACTTATCTGACCCATGCTGCCCGGAAGCATTTACGCGAAAAGTTCTTGCACGCGGATGTGTCGATGACGGGTGCTAATTTTGCTGTGGCTTCAACGGGTGAAATCGTGGTTTGTACCAATGAAGGTAATGCCGATATGGGCACATCGTTTGCTAAGGTGCATATCGCTACTTTTGGTATGGAAAAGATTGTTCCGAATCGGGAAGCATTAGGCGTGTTTACTCGTCTGTTGGCCCGTTCGGGTACGGGACAACCCATCACTTCTTATACTTCTCATTACAGAAAGCCGCCTGAGGGTTGTGAGTTCCATATCATCATTGTAGATAATGGACGAAGTGAGATTCTGGCCAAGCCTGATCATGTGAAGACGTTGAACTGTATCCGTTGCGGAGAATGTATGAATACATGTCCGGTATATCGTCGGAGTGGAGGCTATTCTTATACTTATTTCATTCCGGGTCCAATTGGAATCAATTTAGGTATGTTACGTGATCCGGAGAAATATGCCGATAATGTTTCTGCTTGTTCTTTGTGCTTATCTTGTTCGAATGTATGTCCGGCTAAAGTGGATTTAGGTGAACAGATTTATAAATGGAGACAAGATTTGGAACGGTTGGGACGAGCCAATAAGCAGAAAAAGTTGATGTCGGAAGGTATGCAATATCTGATGGAACGTCCGGCCTTGTTCGATACAGCCCTGAAGTTTGCTCCAGTTGTGAATCATTTACCACGTTTCATGGTGTATAATGCCGTTAATGCGTGGGGAAAAGGTCGGGAACTTCCTGCGTTTGCGAAAGAATCGTTTAATGAATTGTGGAAAAAGAACAAAGTAAAATGAGCAGTAAAGAAGATATATTAAAACGGATTCATGCAAATACCCGGCAACAGTATGATATGCCGGATCTATCATTGAATGCAATCGTTTACGAAGATAAGCTAAATACTTTTATTGATGTGCTGAAAGCTGCGGGAGGGGAAGCCTATGTCATGCAGCCAGAAGATGATCTGAATGCTGTCATTCAGAAATTTTATCCAGATGCTCAGCGTATAGGTTCAAATCTGAAAGATATTACTTGTGCTACATTTAATCCGGATGAACTGGAAGATCCTCGTGAATTAAATGGAACAGATGTTTCTATTGTGAAAGGAGAATTTGGCGTCGCTGAGAATGCTGCTGTCTGGTTGCCTTGTCAATATCGCTATAAGGCTGTTTATTTTATTTCCAACGCTTTGGTGATCATATTGAATCGGGAAGAACTGGTTAATAATATGAATGAAGCTTACCGTCGAATTGAAAAGGCTGAATATTCTTATGGTGTGTTTATGTCCGGTCCATCGAAGACGGCTGATATCGAACAGGCTTTGGTCTTTGGAGCCCACGGACCAATTCGTGTAACGGTTATCCTATTATAATTTAGCATAGACGGCATCAGATCAGTATCAGAAAGAGAAGATGCTTCATAAAACAAATAACCCCTCTGTATCGGAGGGGTTATTTGTTTATATATGTATGGAAGATACTATTCTAAATAAGTATATCCATATAGACCGGAACGGTAGTTTGATAAGAATTCACGACCTTCTTCTGCAGAGATAGTTCCTTTCTTGACGGAAGATGCGACCCAAACTTCAATAGCCCGAGCCATACGCTTCGGGTTGAATTGAACATATTCTAATACATCAGCTACTGTCTCTCCTTCGATGACACGGTCTATAACATATTTATCTCCCTTGACTTTAATATGTACAGCATTTGTATCACCAAATAAATTATGTAAATCACCCAGGATTTCTTGATAGGCACCTACAAGGAAAACGCCTAAATAATAATGTTCTCCTTCTCTTAACTTATGGACCGGTAAGTAATATGAGAAATTCCGGGTTGAAATAAAGTTGTCTATTTTACCGTCCGAGTCACAGGTTATATCTTGTAATGTAGCAGACTTGGTAGGTTGTTCTTCCAGTCGGCTGATTGGCATTACAGGAAAAATCTGATCGATCGCCCAGGAATCAGGTAAAGATTGGAACAAAGAAAAATTACAGAAATATTTATCTGGTAATAATTTCGATATTTTCTTCAGTTCATCGGGAGCATGTTTAACACTTTCTGCCATTTCAAAGACATCTCGGGCAATAGACCAGAATAACCGTTCAACATGAGCACGGGTTTTTAAGTCGATTAAGCCTAAATTGAACAACTCGAGTGCTTCTTCCCGGCATTGAAGGGTATCATGCCATGTCTCTATCAGTCGTGGCTGGTTGAGTGTATCCCATAAATTATAGAGTTCGCGTACTAATTCATGGGCATCTGGCTGCAACTCTTCATTTTCATCACATGCAGGCAGACTTGTACTGGCCAATGCTTCAATAATCAATACGGAGTGATGGGCTGTTAATGATCGCCCGGATTCAGTGATGATATTAGGTTGTTCCAATCCGAATTTCTTGCAAACGTCAGCCAAAGCAGACACTGCATCATTTACATATTCTTGAATGGAATAATTCATGCTATTCCCACTCAGGGCAGAACGGGTGCCATCGTAGTCAACGCCAAGGCCACCTCCGATATCAACAAATTGGATATTGAATCCCATCTGTTTCAGCTGTACATAAAACTGAGTAGCTTCACGGAGAGCTGTTTTTATTCTTCGTATATTTGTTACCTGACTACCTATATGGAAGTGGATTAATTTCAGGCAATCTTTCAGTCCGTTTTGCTCTAACAATTCTAATGCTTCTAAAAGCTCGCTGGAATTCAATCCAAATTTACTGACATCACCTCCAGACTCTTCCCATTTTCCGCTGCCTGAGCTGGCCAGTTTAATTCGGATACCTATGTTAGGCATCACATTCATGCGCTTGGCCAATGTGGCAATGGTTTTCAGCTCCATCATTTTTTCTACAACCAGGAAGATACGTCTTCCCATCTTTTGAGCGAGTAAAGCTAATTCTATATAGCTTTCATCTTTGTAGCCATTGCATATAATCATAGCGTCGCTGTCTATATCGATAGACAGAACAGCATGCAGTTCCGGTTTAGATCCGGCCTCCAGTCCGATATTGAATTTATTGCCATGACTCACAATCTCTTCAACAACGGGGCGCATTTGATTTACCTTAATAGGATAAATGATGTAATTTTTAGCTGTAAACCCGTACTCTTTTGCAGCTTTGTCAAAACAACTGGATATTTTCTCAATACGATTGTTGAGAATATCCGGGAAACGGAGTAAAACAGGTGCCGCCACATCTTGAATTTGCAGCTCTTCCATCAGATTTTCCAAATCGATGATTGGTCCGCCAGCTTTGGGTTGTACAGCGACATGCCCTTTTTCATTAATCGAAAAATAATTCAGTCCCCAACCATTGATGTTGTACAGTTCGGCTGAATCTTCAATTTTCCATTTTCTCATTTACTTCCTGTTAATAAGTTAGAGGTAATAATAAAGAATAATATGTATAGAATGGCTCCTTGCTGTGAAACATTATCTGAAAGAATATTATTTCAATGAATATGAATATTCGTTTGTCAGGCCGATTCTAAAACAGCATCAAAGTTGCGAAAAAAAAATCATATATCTTGAGTTTTTTTATTAAATTTGGAAGACAAGCTGTATTTCGGATGATTTTTAAAGATGTTTTATGTTTAAAAGCAGGATTAACTCATTTTTGCATAATTGTTACTGGTTTGATTCTGTAGAAACGTATTTTTGATTCAAATCTGAAACGGTATTTCAAATATGGAAACACTTCTCTCAAATCTGGAAAAAACGGATGAAAATTACAAAGTACCTAATTTGGAAAAAGGAATAGCTGTTTTAGAGTATCTGTCATATAATTCGAATGGACGAACTTTACAAGAAATCAAGCAGGCTTTGGATATTTCTCAGACAACGGCTTATCGTATATTGAATACATTAGTTCGTCTTGAATATTTATGTTTTGATGATAAGACAAAACACTATCGGATAACTCGAAAATTGCTTACGTTAGGTTTTTATTCGTTGAAAGAGCACAATTTATTAGAGATAGTGCTGCCTAAACTGCGAGAACTGCGGGATATCGTAAAAGAAACGGTTTGTTTTGGTGTACTGGGAAATGAAAAAGGTATATTTATAGAGCAGGCCCAAGGACTACATGCTTTTCATTTTGTCTTAACTCCTGGAAAACCTTTTGAACTTCATTGTTCAGCTCCGGGAAAAGCTATTATGGCTTATTTGCCTGATACAGTAAGGGACAGATATTTGTCTAATATGTCATTTCAATGTTTTAATGCAAATACGATAACTGATCGTGAAGTGTATTTAAGAGAGTTGGATGAGGTCCGGAAAAAAGGTTATGCTTTAGACAATGAGGAAGAAATGAGTGGTGTGGTTTGTATAGGTGCGGCTATTCTAGATTATACTGGTTTCCCGAGTGGGGCGATTTGGATTTCAGGACCGAAAGATCGTTTGCCAGAATCCATTCGAGAAGAATCTGCTCTCGTTATTATGAAATATGCAAAGATGATATCTTCAGAATTGGGATTTAGTCCGAGACTGATAGATTAGAAAATAAGTTACCATTAAAATATTGGACCATGAAAATGCGGAAAAATATATGGAGAAAATTATTGTTGGCAGGACTAGCTTGTTGTTGCTTATCCTGGGTTGAAGCTGGTACTCCTCCTTTCTTTACAACAGGGATAGATATTGGTCAGAATGGAGAGATGTGGTTAGCTGAAAAAGGAAAGAATTGCGTAGATGTTTTTTCAGCGGATGGAGAAACATTGTTGTATTCTTACCCGGTAGATGAAGCGCCCACGGGCCTTTTGTTGCATGAAGATAAAGTTTATATAACAACTTTTGGTTCGACGGGTCATTTACAGGTTATGCAAAAGGAAACTGGGAAAGTAGAAAAGATTATACCTACGGGATCAGGAGCTTGCTCTCCATTATTGGGACCAGACGGGAAACGTATCTATGTTTGCAATCAGTTTTCTAATAATGTTGTGGAAATAGATTTGGCTAATGGAAAAATACTACGTACGGTTAAAGTTCTTCGTGAGCCCAGATCGGCAGTATTTAGTAAAGATGGTAAATATATGTTTGTTGCCAATTTCCTGCCGGCACAACGAGCCGATATCGATTATGTAGCAGCTTGCGTGTCGGTGATCGACATGTCTAAGTTTGAAAAGATAAAAGATATACAGCTTGCAAATGGCAGTAATGCTTTGCGGGGTTTGTGTGTAACGCCTGATGGCAAGTATGTATATGTCTCTCATAATTTAGGTCGTTTTACGGTACCAACGTCTCAATTACAGCAAGGATGGATGAATACGAGTGCATTTAGTATCATTGATGCTGACGATTTGAGTTATGCCGGCGTTGTTGTTGTCGATGAACCGGATAGAGGAGCAGCTGGTATATGGAGCATTGCTTGTGATGAGGAAAAGATTTATATCACGCACAGTGGTACCCATGAAATAAGTGTAATTGATCATAAAGCTATGCGAGATAAGTTTGAAGCTTATCCTGATAAGTCTCGGTTGGACTACGATCTGACATTTCTGTATGGTATTCGGACACGAATTCCCTTGCAGGGAAATGGTCCACGTTGTATGTTTGCTGGTGAGAACAAAGTCATAATTCCAACATATTTCGCAGACGTATTGAATATATTGGATAAAGAAACACTTGAATTAACTTCAATTCCGTTAAATCCGGATAGAACAGAGACGGATGTGCAGAAAGGCGAGCGTTATTTTAATGATGCTGCCAAATGTTTCCAGAACTGGCAGAGTTGTAATGGCTGTCATCCCGGTGATGCGCGTACGGATGGTATGAATTGGGATTTAATGAATGATGGAATTGGAAATTCTAAGAATTGTAAAAGTTTGCTGTTCAGTCATGTGACACCTCCTTGTATGATTTCTGGAATTCGGGAATCTGCCGAATTGGCTGTTCGCGCAGGTTTTCGGTATATTCAGTTTTATGAACCGGAAGAAGATATGTCCTTATGCGTTGATGCGTATTTAAAATCACTGCAGCCTGTTCCAAGTCCATACTTGGTGAATGGAAAATTAAGTGAAAAGGCAGAAGCTGGGCGTAAGGTCTTTGAGAAACTTAAATGCGGAGAGTGCCATAGTGGTCCATATTATACAGATATGAAATATCATGTGATAGGTGAGAATGTTGAATTCGAGAAAGGATGGGATACACCTACTTTACGTGAAGTGTGGCGCACAGCTCCTTATTTGTTCAATGGATCAGCCGCTACTATGGAAGATGTATTCCGTGTATATAAGCATGGTATTGATAAAAAAGTATCAGATAAGGAAATTGAGGAGTTATCAGAGTATGTAAATTCTTTGTAAAAATGAGTTCTATGAATTATTGTCAGAAGATACATTATAATATATTTCAGGCAGATCAGGCTGATTTTGATAAATTGGTTGATCGTCTGCTAGATTGTATTCCTCAGAATGAAATAGTTCTACGCCTGGTGTTTTTCGGAAAGCCTTTGTCAAATGCTCAGTATTTAGAGCGGAGACTGTTAATCCGAAAGAAAGTCCGTTATCGTTATCAGCATAGTGAACCGGCATTAACGTATGTTGCACAACCACCGTTGGGTGCTGCATTAATTATGGAAGTGCATAGTTATATACCAGATGGGAGTGATTGCATAGCCTTTCGTCATTATGAAGGAACTCCTTATGTTATGGTGGAAAACGATAAGATGAAATGTCTGTATGCTGGCGGTTTCCAGGAAGATATCTTGATGTTTGGTATTCAGCAGCAGGCAGCAGGCGTTTTTGCCCGTTTGGGTGATGTATTACGTAAAGAAGGTTTTCCGATAAGCAGTATTGTTCGGCAATGGAATTATATTGAGCGAATCACAGATTGTGATGGAGCCGATCAGCGCTACCAGATGTTTAATAATGCCCGCAGTGAATTTTATAAACCGGTTGATTGGAGTAACGGATATCCGGCTGCAACTGGTATTGGTGCTGATTTGGGAGGTTTGGTTGTGGATGTCGATGCTGTTGTATTCAAACAAGAAGACTGTTATGCAACGCCGATAGATAATAAACTCCAAATTGCTGCACATGCGTATTCTGAAAAGGTTCTGGAGAAAGCTGGGGTGCAGAAGACAACTCCTAAATTTGAAAGAGCCAAACGGCTTACTACCGGTAATAATAGTTTGATTTATATATCTGGGACAGCGGCTATCCGGGGAGAAGAAACTTTGGTTGGTGTTGGATTGGAACGGCAGTTGCGTATTACCATGGAAAATATAGCCGAATTGATAGGTGATGCAGCAATAAAATTTTTGCGTGTCTATTTAAAAGACCGTTCTTATTATGAAGAAGCGAAGTTTCTTTTGGAAACCTATCATTTGAATGTCCCTATATCATATATGTGTGCTGATGTTTGTCGGGAAGAATTATTAATTGAGATTGAAGGTATCGCGATGAAATAGTTTTTCTGTTAGTAATTTGGCTGAATAAGGAAGAAGATAAATCTTCGGATGAATTTACTCAAGTGAATATATAGCAGATGTTAGGCAATAACTGAAAATAATTAATCTACTAAAAATATGAAAGTTTATGGCGTATTCTAAAAAGTACACAAATGCCGATTTCTATAAAGACGGCAAATTCCTGCAGGATGTTGCTATGGAAGCAATGAAAGATATGTTTGCATATTATGGAGTCCCTTTTACCGAGCTGATGGCTAAAGAAATGTGGGTGACAGATTTTGGTTTAGGAGACTTTGAAAATGTTGGTATGGGCGGTATTTTCTGGGTAAATGATCCGGAATATGGTTATTTCGCTCACGCCATTTATTTGTTGCCGGGGCAGATGATTCCTGAGCATGCTCACGTTAAAACAAAATTCCCGGCAAAACATGAATCATGGATGGTTGAGAAAGGTTGGGTGTATAATTTCTCTGAGATAGGAGATGAGACACCTAATGCTCCGACTATTCCGGCTACTCATGGTCCGATTAAGAGTAAGAATTTTGTGGTTCAGAAAGTAGGAGATGTGTTACGCCTGAAAAAGTTAGAGTCATTCCATTTTATGATGGCTGGACCGGAAGGTGCGATAGTTGATGAGTGGGCTTGCTACCACGATAATGATGGCTTGCGCTTTACCAACGATAAAGCTGCATTATAATTCTCTTTTGATTTGTTCTGTATATAATAAAATGTACAGAACAAATGCTATGGTAATCTTGTGAATTGCAAGGTGTGTTGCTAACTGTATAATTGAAATAACATGAATAAACTTCAATTAGTGATATCGGTTCTTTTATCAACGTCGGCTGTATCTTGGGCGGGACCACAGCAAAAGAAGGTTGATAATTGGATTGATGCCTCTGTTAAAGCGAAGACTGAATTACAGGAAAAACTGAAGAAGGCAGGTATGCCTGTCATTTCACAATGGATGAAGCATAAGCAAAAGGCTCAATCATTTGTTGTGGATGTAAAAGGTTTGGACAAGCTTGTATTGGTCACCGCAGGAGGACCGGATGGAACTAATTATGATCAGGCGGTTTGGGCAAATGCCCGTTTGATTAAAAAAGATGGAACATCCGTTTGGCTGGACGAAATCCCTTATGAATATGGTGTTGCTGGATGGGATAAGCCAAAGATGAATGTCAACGTATACGACAATAAGATTGTCATTGCAGGCAAAGAATATGCGCACGGTGTTTTATGTCATGCGGATGGTACTTTGGTTTATCCTTTGAATGGTGAATATGTCCGTTTTGAGGCAGAAGTCGGTATTGACGACGCATCGCAGGGCGGAAGTGTCTATTTCCAGGCGCTGAATGTGATGCCCGAAACTGTGGGCAAGGAGCTGAGTAACCGATATCCGAAAGAGATCGCCATGTTGGGTTCTGTTTTGGATGGTTTGGATTCATGGCTGATTACGGCTGATGCTTCAGAGGAAAAGCAGGCTGTAGAAAAAGCCCTTTCTTATTTGAAAGATAAAACTTATTTTGCCGATGCGGCTAAACGGGTTGCTGATGAGACAGATGTGAATACCCAAATGCACAAATACCTGTCTTTATTGGAACAAATACAACAGGTTGTTGCTCTTCAGAATGAATTAGAGTGGTTGAATGTGGAATCCGTAAAGTTGGCCTTTGCCGATATGAAACGGCAAAAAGGTTATGATGTGGCTACGTATGAACCTTTGCTCAATGAACTGATTGAATTGACAAAGAAAGGTTTCGATGGTATTTATAAGGGAGACGAACAGGTTATTGCTGATGCGAAAAAGGCTTTGGCC is part of the Parabacteroides sp. AD58 genome and harbors:
- a CDS encoding lactate utilization protein B, coding for MSTKHSIAAARFIENRPQEKWHDETLWMVRAKRDKQSKSLPEWERLRDLASAIKMYSNSHLETLLQEFEKNAVANGAIVHWAKDAEEHNQIVYDILKEHQAKNLVKSKSMLTEECEMNPFLFSKGIDVVESDLGERILQLMNLKPSHIVLPAIHIKRQQVGEMMEEKLGTEKGNFDPTYLTHAARKHLREKFLHADVSMTGANFAVASTGEIVVCTNEGNADMGTSFAKVHIATFGMEKIVPNREALGVFTRLLARSGTGQPITSYTSHYRKPPEGCEFHIIIVDNGRSEILAKPDHVKTLNCIRCGECMNTCPVYRRSGGYSYTYFIPGPIGINLGMLRDPEKYADNVSACSLCLSCSNVCPAKVDLGEQIYKWRQDLERLGRANKQKKLMSEGMQYLMERPALFDTALKFAPVVNHLPRFMVYNAVNAWGKGRELPAFAKESFNELWKKNKVK
- a CDS encoding Crp/Fnr family transcriptional regulator; translated protein: MEDSLSVARELSRQTIPISKEALDKLASILVRTEIKKGQNFLNEGDICKQIGYVQKGLVRQYYYKNKKDFTEHFSCEGDVFICIESFLRQVPSRLIVEALENTVIYGLPHDEVLALGAECYEIEVLYRGLLENSLILSQVKMDMFRMETANERYNRLLREQPEIIKRAPLSHIASYLLMTPETLSRVRASII
- a CDS encoding YncE family protein, which codes for MKMRKNIWRKLLLAGLACCCLSWVEAGTPPFFTTGIDIGQNGEMWLAEKGKNCVDVFSADGETLLYSYPVDEAPTGLLLHEDKVYITTFGSTGHLQVMQKETGKVEKIIPTGSGACSPLLGPDGKRIYVCNQFSNNVVEIDLANGKILRTVKVLREPRSAVFSKDGKYMFVANFLPAQRADIDYVAACVSVIDMSKFEKIKDIQLANGSNALRGLCVTPDGKYVYVSHNLGRFTVPTSQLQQGWMNTSAFSIIDADDLSYAGVVVVDEPDRGAAGIWSIACDEEKIYITHSGTHEISVIDHKAMRDKFEAYPDKSRLDYDLTFLYGIRTRIPLQGNGPRCMFAGENKVIIPTYFADVLNILDKETLELTSIPLNPDRTETDVQKGERYFNDAAKCFQNWQSCNGCHPGDARTDGMNWDLMNDGIGNSKNCKSLLFSHVTPPCMISGIRESAELAVRAGFRYIQFYEPEEDMSLCVDAYLKSLQPVPSPYLVNGKLSEKAEAGRKVFEKLKCGECHSGPYYTDMKYHVIGENVEFEKGWDTPTLREVWRTAPYLFNGSAATMEDVFRVYKHGIDKKVSDKEIEELSEYVNSL
- a CDS encoding (Fe-S)-binding protein, translating into MKVGLFIPCYINAVYPEVGVAAFKLLKQVGVDVDYPLDQTCCGQPMANAGFENEATKLAVRMEDLFQSYDYVVGPSASCVAFVKENHPHILKKAGHVCTNSEKIYDICEFLHDVIKPKSLPAVFPHKVSLHNSCHGVRELHLSSPSEMNIPYYSKLRNLLSLVKGIEVFEPKRVDECCGFGGMFSVEEPEVSVCMGHDKVMDHMSTGAEYITGADSSCLMHMQGVIKREHLPIQTIHIVQILAAGL
- the speA gene encoding biosynthetic arginine decarboxylase — protein: MRKWKIEDSAELYNINGWGLNYFSINEKGHVAVQPKAGGPIIDLENLMEELQIQDVAAPVLLRFPDILNNRIEKISSCFDKAAKEYGFTAKNYIIYPIKVNQMRPVVEEIVSHGNKFNIGLEAGSKPELHAVLSIDIDSDAMIICNGYKDESYIELALLAQKMGRRIFLVVEKMMELKTIATLAKRMNVMPNIGIRIKLASSGSGKWEESGGDVSKFGLNSSELLEALELLEQNGLKDCLKLIHFHIGSQVTNIRRIKTALREATQFYVQLKQMGFNIQFVDIGGGLGVDYDGTRSALSGNSMNYSIQEYVNDAVSALADVCKKFGLEQPNIITESGRSLTAHHSVLIIEALASTSLPACDENEELQPDAHELVRELYNLWDTLNQPRLIETWHDTLQCREEALELFNLGLIDLKTRAHVERLFWSIARDVFEMAESVKHAPDELKKISKLLPDKYFCNFSLFQSLPDSWAIDQIFPVMPISRLEEQPTKSATLQDITCDSDGKIDNFISTRNFSYYLPVHKLREGEHYYLGVFLVGAYQEILGDLHNLFGDTNAVHIKVKGDKYVIDRVIEGETVADVLEYVQFNPKRMARAIEVWVASSVKKGTISAEEGREFLSNYRSGLYGYTYLE
- a CDS encoding endoribonuclease L-PSP, yielding MNYCQKIHYNIFQADQADFDKLVDRLLDCIPQNEIVLRLVFFGKPLSNAQYLERRLLIRKKVRYRYQHSEPALTYVAQPPLGAALIMEVHSYIPDGSDCIAFRHYEGTPYVMVENDKMKCLYAGGFQEDILMFGIQQQAAGVFARLGDVLRKEGFPISSIVRQWNYIERITDCDGADQRYQMFNNARSEFYKPVDWSNGYPAATGIGADLGGLVVDVDAVVFKQEDCYATPIDNKLQIAAHAYSEKVLEKAGVQKTTPKFERAKRLTTGNNSLIYISGTAAIRGEETLVGVGLERQLRITMENIAELIGDAAIKFLRVYLKDRSYYEEAKFLLETYHLNVPISYMCADVCREELLIEIEGIAMK
- a CDS encoding IclR family transcriptional regulator produces the protein METLLSNLEKTDENYKVPNLEKGIAVLEYLSYNSNGRTLQEIKQALDISQTTAYRILNTLVRLEYLCFDDKTKHYRITRKLLTLGFYSLKEHNLLEIVLPKLRELRDIVKETVCFGVLGNEKGIFIEQAQGLHAFHFVLTPGKPFELHCSAPGKAIMAYLPDTVRDRYLSNMSFQCFNANTITDREVYLRELDEVRKKGYALDNEEEMSGVVCIGAAILDYTGFPSGAIWISGPKDRLPESIREESALVIMKYAKMISSELGFSPRLID
- a CDS encoding LutC/YkgG family protein gives rise to the protein MSSKEDILKRIHANTRQQYDMPDLSLNAIVYEDKLNTFIDVLKAAGGEAYVMQPEDDLNAVIQKFYPDAQRIGSNLKDITCATFNPDELEDPRELNGTDVSIVKGEFGVAENAAVWLPCQYRYKAVYFISNALVIILNREELVNNMNEAYRRIEKAEYSYGVFMSGPSKTADIEQALVFGAHGPIRVTVILL